A region from the Verrucomicrobiales bacterium genome encodes:
- a CDS encoding DUF5069 domain-containing protein has product MSDSTLIYPRSPRETMSGWIYLPRFVDKIRLHLAGRLHPDYQGNLGKKGFDLAWLNAAGLEAEAFIAVVKATITDGEVADWVAKNVKRTDAEKSAFREQALNHGRQNDESLRALLKLRKEQAGLGARDDIQTFFEFIDADEKRS; this is encoded by the coding sequence ATGTCGGACAGCACCCTGATCTATCCACGAAGTCCCCGCGAGACCATGTCGGGTTGGATTTATCTCCCTCGCTTCGTGGACAAGATCCGCCTGCATTTGGCCGGGCGTCTACATCCGGACTATCAAGGCAACCTAGGCAAGAAGGGATTCGATCTGGCGTGGCTGAACGCGGCGGGCCTCGAAGCCGAGGCATTCATCGCTGTGGTTAAGGCAACCATCACGGACGGGGAGGTAGCCGACTGGGTCGCCAAGAACGTGAAACGCACCGACGCCGAGAAGTCCGCCTTCCGGGAACAGGCGTTGAATCACGGTCGCCAGAACGACGAGAGTTTGCGCGCCTTATTGAAGCTGCGGAAGGAGCAAGCGGGGTTGGGAGCGCGCGACGACATTCAGACTTTTTTCGAGTTCATCGATG
- a CDS encoding S8 family serine peptidase: MKKLCLAVGTFIALMISELRSSSATPNRFQFSEPQRRTYVAPLGIGANLPTSQTAQWIYAWPEDRPDQPVELGRRVVLAVPPGTAIAPLLGTRPLRLPREIHPGWWVLEAPDAWIAAIQAEELHALPQVIACFPAARALFSLQDLYAPAPSDPYFSQQWHLEYRNSAAAHLGADLNIRAAWPTTRGENVLVSVVDNGVELTHPDLADPFSLGPHFNFGDGTPNAGPSLSTASHGTAVAGLIGAQGNNQRGVSGVAPGAKFASWVIFKGSVLDPDTVEMKSMFEAQSNIVHVQNHSWGAGGTALYPIPPLEEIGISNAVFSGRDGRGVLIVRASSNGRKSLADANADGYAVDPRVITVSAARSDGRTTRYSNPGACVLVAAPSAEVAEGFSSNLDSSFPSLVTTDLTGFSGANASVGLNDSADYRFGTSGFSGTSGSTPLVSGVVALMLSANPTLSYRDVQQALLLSSRHLDLADPLLLTNGAGLRVSYNLGYGIPDAGAAVQRALQWTSRPTLTTVTRTFATNVGSTKAITDDGLRVEVTGTNVPAGLASIPVTATFGAHADVPTALLPITAVELANQPLDSLTGRAALVSRGGNSFTEKIQNCAAAGAQLVLIYNNQGTTERSQMLSTDFATVPAVMMGRSAGTDLAAMIATNSSLRVRLRLLATVCSVEITNTLISEHVKVRLQTDHSRRGDLRVTLVSPSGTRSILQRLNNDSSAGPADWTYSSVAHFYESTAGTWKLEVSDQEPGNVGNVLRADLTVSGVAIRDSDRDGLEDSWEASHFGNLASTGSGDPDADGVPNSVEQVMHTKPLAVDVPFRLDVSPWSSQILRLSWPGLAGATYRILESVNPEGPYTEIESIPGAFPVTEYFTLLGTDTSRLLRVERVIP, translated from the coding sequence ATGAAGAAGTTGTGCCTAGCGGTCGGGACGTTTATCGCTTTGATGATTAGCGAGTTACGATCATCAAGCGCCACCCCCAATCGATTCCAGTTTAGCGAACCACAGCGCAGAACCTATGTCGCGCCCCTGGGCATCGGGGCCAATTTGCCCACCAGTCAAACCGCCCAATGGATCTACGCCTGGCCAGAAGATCGCCCGGATCAACCTGTGGAGCTAGGTCGTCGAGTGGTCCTCGCTGTCCCTCCAGGCACCGCCATCGCACCCCTGCTTGGCACACGTCCGCTCCGACTCCCCCGGGAAATCCACCCCGGATGGTGGGTTCTCGAAGCCCCTGATGCTTGGATCGCAGCCATCCAAGCCGAGGAACTACACGCCCTCCCTCAGGTCATCGCCTGCTTTCCGGCGGCAAGAGCTCTTTTCAGCCTCCAAGACCTGTATGCTCCCGCCCCCAGCGATCCCTATTTCAGCCAGCAATGGCATCTGGAATACCGAAACTCCGCAGCGGCGCATCTGGGGGCGGATCTCAACATTCGCGCGGCCTGGCCCACTACCCGAGGGGAGAATGTTCTCGTGTCCGTGGTGGACAACGGAGTGGAACTGACCCACCCCGATCTCGCCGACCCCTTTTCCTTGGGCCCGCATTTTAATTTTGGCGATGGCACCCCGAACGCCGGGCCTTCGCTGAGCACCGCCTCGCATGGCACCGCAGTGGCAGGTTTGATCGGGGCACAGGGCAATAATCAGCGCGGCGTCTCAGGAGTAGCCCCAGGAGCCAAGTTCGCCAGCTGGGTGATCTTCAAAGGGTCGGTTCTCGATCCCGATACCGTCGAGATGAAGTCCATGTTCGAAGCGCAGTCCAATATCGTTCATGTGCAGAACCATAGTTGGGGGGCGGGAGGAACAGCGCTCTATCCTATCCCTCCATTGGAGGAGATTGGGATCAGCAATGCGGTGTTCAGTGGTCGGGACGGACGCGGGGTCCTCATCGTTCGCGCCTCCAGCAATGGACGCAAAAGCCTGGCCGATGCCAACGCGGACGGCTATGCCGTCGATCCCCGAGTCATCACCGTCTCCGCGGCTCGCAGCGACGGCCGGACCACGCGCTACAGCAACCCAGGCGCCTGTGTGTTGGTCGCCGCGCCGAGCGCCGAGGTGGCGGAAGGCTTCAGCAGCAACCTGGACTCCAGCTTCCCCTCGCTGGTGACTACCGATCTCACTGGTTTTTCAGGAGCCAATGCGTCGGTTGGACTCAACGACTCTGCGGACTATCGGTTCGGCACGTCAGGATTCTCCGGCACTTCGGGATCGACGCCGTTGGTCTCCGGAGTGGTGGCGCTGATGCTCTCCGCCAATCCGACCCTGAGCTATCGCGACGTGCAGCAGGCGCTATTGCTTTCCAGTCGCCACCTGGATCTGGCGGATCCGCTCTTGTTGACCAACGGGGCCGGACTCCGCGTCAGTTACAATCTGGGCTATGGCATTCCCGATGCCGGAGCGGCGGTGCAACGGGCTCTTCAGTGGACCTCTCGACCCACGCTCACAACGGTGACGCGAACCTTCGCCACCAATGTGGGTTCGACCAAGGCGATTACCGACGATGGGCTCCGGGTCGAGGTAACGGGCACGAACGTGCCGGCGGGTCTCGCTTCGATCCCCGTCACAGCCACCTTCGGCGCCCACGCGGACGTCCCCACGGCGCTGCTGCCCATCACCGCCGTTGAACTGGCCAACCAGCCCCTCGATTCCCTGACCGGACGCGCCGCCTTGGTGTCGCGCGGCGGAAACAGCTTCACGGAGAAAATTCAGAACTGTGCCGCTGCCGGTGCGCAATTGGTGCTCATTTACAATAACCAAGGCACGACCGAGCGATCGCAAATGCTGTCCACGGATTTTGCGACAGTCCCAGCCGTCATGATGGGCCGCTCCGCAGGAACCGATCTCGCTGCGATGATCGCCACCAACTCCAGTCTACGGGTTCGACTTCGACTCCTAGCGACGGTCTGCAGCGTCGAGATCACCAACACCCTGATCTCGGAGCATGTGAAGGTGCGGCTGCAGACAGACCATTCCCGCCGCGGCGATCTACGCGTCACCCTCGTATCACCATCCGGCACCCGCAGCATTCTTCAGCGGCTCAACAACGACTCCTCGGCAGGCCCAGCCGACTGGACCTACTCGAGCGTGGCCCATTTTTACGAATCCACTGCCGGAACCTGGAAGCTGGAAGTGAGCGATCAGGAACCCGGAAACGTGGGGAACGTGCTGCGTGCGGACCTCACCGTCTCGGGCGTCGCCATTCGGGATAGCGATCGCGATGGACTGGAGGACAGCTGGGAGGCCTCCCACTTTGGGAATCTCGCGTCAACCGGGAGCGGGGATCCGGATGCAGATGGGGTGCCCAATTCAGTGGAGCAGGTGATGCACACCAAACCTCTCGCGGTCGATGTTCCGTTCCGTTTGGATGTGTCGCCGTGGAGCAGCCAGATCTTGCGATTGAGCTGGCCGGGGTTGGCCGGCGCCACCTATCGAATCCTCGAGAGCGTCAATCCGGAAGGTCCCTACACCGAGATCGAGAGCATCCCGGGTGCATTCCCCGTTACGGAGTATTTCACTCTATTGGGCACCGACACCAGCCGCCTGCTCCGCGTCGAACGGGTAATACCTTAA
- a CDS encoding DNA-directed RNA polymerase subunit omega, producing the protein MNSEYCKQALAKVGNPNVLINLVSRRVRQLNSGGGGLSRPLIMDTQNMGAGDIALVELIEDKMAFETPLLSKASENVPSKKRKRAPGAAQHPSAVR; encoded by the coding sequence GTGAATAGCGAATACTGTAAGCAAGCCTTGGCAAAAGTGGGAAACCCCAACGTTCTCATCAACTTGGTCTCGCGTCGTGTGCGCCAGCTCAATTCCGGGGGCGGCGGCCTGAGCCGTCCTCTGATCATGGACACGCAGAACATGGGGGCCGGCGACATCGCCTTGGTGGAACTCATCGAGGACAAGATGGCGTTTGAGACCCCGTTGCTGAGCAAGGCATCGGAAAACGTGCCCAGCAAGAAGCGCAAACGCGCTCCCGGTGCGGCACAGCATCCTAGCGCCGTGCGCTAA
- the smpB gene encoding SsrA-binding protein SmpB, with translation MADIVSNPKARRDYHILHTYESGIVLHGTEVKTLRAGKAQISDAFVRVEKGQAYLYNAHIEEYLFGNRVNHVPKAVRKLLLHKSEILKLEGYSGQKGHAIFPLSFYWKNGKVKVLLGVGKGKAEFDKRDDIKERESDRELKRLTMKHMKGR, from the coding sequence GTGGCTGATATTGTCTCCAATCCGAAGGCTCGCCGCGACTACCACATCTTACACACATACGAGTCAGGTATTGTGCTGCACGGAACGGAGGTCAAAACCCTGCGAGCGGGCAAGGCGCAGATCAGTGACGCATTCGTACGTGTGGAGAAGGGGCAAGCCTACTTGTACAACGCCCACATCGAGGAATATCTCTTTGGAAATCGGGTCAACCATGTTCCCAAGGCGGTTCGAAAACTCCTGCTTCACAAAAGCGAAATCCTTAAGCTCGAGGGGTATTCCGGTCAGAAGGGGCATGCGATCTTCCCCCTCTCTTTCTATTGGAAGAACGGCAAGGTGAAGGTTCTGTTGGGGGTTGGGAAGGGCAAGGCTGAATTTGACAAGCGCGACGACATCAAGGAGCGCGAGTCGGATCGTGAGCTCAAGCGGTTGACCATGAAGCATATGAAGGGTCGCTAG
- a CDS encoding ABC transporter substrate-binding protein, with the protein MKRFLMLPAVLLGVLCFVTGCKPTASTSSGAADSVIKIGEFASLSGSEASFGRSSHNGTLIAIDELNATGGLLGRKIELLTEDNQSKDGESATAVKKLISRDKVIAILGEVASGRSLEAAPICQQFKIPQVSPSSTNPKVTQMGDYIFRVCFEDRFQGGTVLAKFALESLQAKRVAILTDVSAPYSAGLTTYFKEQFVAKGGTVVVEQKFTKDDKDFKAQLTAIKSQNPDAIFLPVYYGPATLIALQARELGIKVPLFGGDGWEAPELVQGPGAAEALDGCFFSTHFAPDQDSPQAKEFVKKYEARFNAKPDAMAALGYDSAMVLADAVKRAGSTEGSKLRDALASTRDFQGVTGKMSLDADRNARKPAVIIQLKGGKFLYKETVNP; encoded by the coding sequence ATGAAACGATTTTTGATGCTTCCCGCGGTTCTTCTTGGCGTGCTTTGCTTCGTCACCGGATGCAAGCCCACCGCCTCCACCTCTTCCGGTGCGGCGGATTCCGTCATCAAGATTGGAGAGTTCGCCTCCCTCTCGGGTAGCGAGGCTTCGTTTGGACGATCGTCCCACAATGGCACGCTGATCGCTATTGACGAGCTCAACGCCACGGGCGGCCTGCTCGGGCGGAAAATCGAGTTACTGACCGAGGACAACCAATCCAAGGACGGTGAATCGGCAACTGCGGTGAAGAAGTTGATCTCGCGGGACAAAGTGATCGCAATTTTGGGTGAGGTCGCCTCGGGTCGTTCCTTGGAAGCCGCCCCCATCTGCCAGCAGTTCAAGATCCCTCAAGTATCACCATCGTCGACAAATCCCAAGGTGACCCAGATGGGCGACTACATCTTCAGGGTCTGCTTCGAGGATCGCTTTCAAGGCGGGACCGTGCTGGCCAAGTTTGCTTTGGAGAGTCTGCAGGCCAAGCGGGTTGCAATCTTGACTGATGTGAGCGCGCCCTACAGCGCCGGACTTACGACTTATTTCAAGGAGCAGTTTGTCGCCAAGGGTGGCACCGTCGTGGTGGAGCAAAAGTTCACCAAGGATGACAAAGATTTCAAAGCGCAGCTGACGGCCATCAAAAGTCAAAACCCAGATGCGATTTTTCTTCCCGTCTACTATGGCCCAGCGACTTTGATCGCGCTTCAGGCCCGCGAGCTGGGCATCAAGGTGCCCTTGTTCGGTGGCGATGGATGGGAGGCTCCGGAGTTGGTGCAGGGGCCAGGAGCAGCGGAGGCTCTGGATGGCTGCTTTTTCTCGACTCATTTCGCGCCCGACCAAGATTCACCGCAGGCCAAGGAGTTCGTGAAGAAGTATGAGGCGCGCTTCAACGCCAAACCCGATGCGATGGCCGCGCTGGGATACGACTCGGCGATGGTTCTGGCCGATGCGGTCAAACGGGCGGGATCTACTGAAGGTTCGAAGCTGCGAGATGCTCTCGCTTCCACTAGAGACTTCCAAGGGGTAACCGGCAAGATGAGCTTGGATGCCGATCGGAATGCCCGCAAGCCAGCCGTCATCATACAGCTCAAGGGGGGGAAATTCCTTTACAAAGAAACGGTTAACCCCTGA
- a CDS encoding branched-chain amino acid ABC transporter permease, whose translation MTEFFQQLINGLSLGAMYALIALGYTLVYGVLRFINFAHSDVFMVGSFAGFYLGRGVAEASLLNGLLVMMGAMLICAGLGILIERLAYRPLRNRSKLTVLITAIGVSLLLQNAGQLIFGVNPRPFPETFPSRTFDLLGVVISSKDIVVLTVTLALLGVLEFVVHRTKVGTAMRAVAFNPQAATLMGINIDLIISFTFGLGSALAAAAGILWAYKFPKIDPLMGITPGLTAFVAAVFGGIGSIQGAALGGLMIGVIETLVRGSRWSTWTEAIAFILLILVLLFRPAGLIGKLQPEKV comes from the coding sequence ATGACGGAATTCTTTCAACAGCTGATCAATGGGTTGTCCCTCGGGGCGATGTACGCGCTGATTGCCCTGGGCTACACTCTCGTCTATGGTGTATTACGGTTCATCAATTTTGCCCATAGCGACGTCTTTATGGTTGGGTCATTTGCCGGCTTCTATCTCGGCCGAGGTGTCGCGGAGGCCTCGCTGCTGAACGGGCTGTTGGTGATGATGGGAGCAATGCTCATATGCGCGGGGCTCGGGATTCTCATCGAAAGGTTGGCTTACCGTCCGCTTCGCAATCGATCCAAGCTCACGGTGTTGATCACGGCGATCGGAGTTTCTCTCCTCCTGCAAAATGCCGGACAGCTCATCTTTGGAGTAAATCCTCGTCCGTTTCCGGAGACATTTCCCTCACGTACCTTTGATTTGTTGGGCGTGGTGATCTCGAGCAAGGATATCGTCGTGCTGACGGTGACCTTGGCGCTTCTTGGTGTTCTGGAGTTTGTGGTGCACCGGACCAAGGTCGGGACAGCCATGCGGGCGGTGGCATTCAACCCTCAGGCGGCGACATTGATGGGTATCAACATTGATCTCATCATCAGCTTTACGTTCGGTTTGGGCTCGGCGTTGGCGGCGGCGGCGGGGATACTCTGGGCCTACAAATTTCCTAAGATTGATCCTTTGATGGGTATTACTCCGGGGCTCACGGCTTTTGTTGCTGCGGTGTTTGGCGGCATCGGCAGTATCCAAGGCGCTGCGCTGGGAGGACTCATGATAGGAGTGATCGAGACTTTGGTCCGGGGTAGCAGGTGGTCGACCTGGACCGAAGCGATTGCGTTCATCCTTCTAATCCTAGTGCTGCTGTTTCGGCCGGCGGGTTTGATTGGTAAACTTCAACCTGAAAAAGTCTGA
- a CDS encoding branched-chain amino acid ABC transporter permease, translating to MLPYSRILLLIALVLSGVLGFAQDRIDAYFVDVLTRIGINIVLAVSLNLINGHAGQFSLGHAGFMAVGAYVAAALTMFAGPLLFGSSAAGLGPTLWFLFALFAGGAIAALAGLVVGAPSLRLKGDYLAIVTLGFGQIIAVIFRNIESLGGALGLNGVPAQTNLFWVFAAAAVTIYTVTSIVNSTYGRGFLATHDDEVAAEAMGIDTTRCKIVAFVVGAFFAGIAGGLYGHFNLTINPKGFDFTRSVEIVVMVIVGGMGNTAGVILAAALLTLLPEGLRVLAGYSLPFPGTPEGWSLRWVGEARPLLYSMLLIGLMLLRPQGILTWRRRPASAV from the coding sequence ATGCTGCCCTACTCCCGGATCCTGTTATTGATCGCGCTCGTCTTGAGCGGGGTGCTGGGGTTTGCGCAGGATCGGATTGATGCGTATTTCGTGGACGTGCTGACCCGCATTGGCATCAACATTGTTTTGGCGGTCAGCCTCAATCTCATCAACGGGCATGCGGGCCAGTTTTCCCTGGGGCATGCGGGCTTTATGGCCGTTGGAGCCTATGTAGCGGCGGCACTTACCATGTTTGCTGGCCCGCTGCTTTTTGGGTCGAGCGCGGCCGGGTTGGGGCCCACCCTTTGGTTCCTATTCGCTTTGTTTGCGGGCGGTGCCATTGCCGCTTTGGCGGGTTTGGTCGTTGGGGCACCTTCTCTTCGCCTCAAAGGCGATTATCTTGCCATCGTGACCTTGGGCTTCGGACAGATCATTGCGGTGATCTTCCGCAACATCGAATCGCTTGGCGGAGCGTTGGGATTGAATGGCGTGCCTGCACAGACCAATTTGTTTTGGGTATTCGCTGCGGCCGCGGTGACCATTTATACCGTCACTTCGATCGTGAATAGTACTTATGGGAGGGGATTCTTGGCGACACACGACGATGAAGTGGCGGCTGAGGCGATGGGTATCGATACCACGCGATGCAAGATAGTGGCCTTCGTGGTCGGTGCCTTCTTCGCTGGCATCGCGGGCGGCCTTTACGGACACTTCAATCTAACCATAAATCCCAAAGGCTTCGATTTCACTCGGAGCGTGGAGATTGTGGTGATGGTGATTGTGGGTGGGATGGGGAACACCGCTGGAGTGATTTTGGCGGCTGCTTTGCTGACTTTGCTGCCCGAAGGGCTACGGGTTCTGGCAGGATATTCATTGCCGTTTCCGGGAACGCCTGAAGGGTGGTCCCTTCGCTGGGTTGGCGAGGCGCGACCATTGCTCTACTCAATGTTGTTGATTGGGCTGATGTTGCTTCGGCCTCAGGGGATTTTGACTTGGCGGCGTCGTCCCGCCTCGGCTGTGTGA
- a CDS encoding ABC transporter ATP-binding protein, producing the protein MSNPLLQLDQVTIRFGGLTAVSELDISIGEGELIGLIGPNGAGKTTVFNLITGVYRPTEGSLRFGGELNLGLKPHQITSRGIARTFQNIRLFGSLSVLDNVRAALRMHQEHGLLAALLRGGRFAASEAAVEKETMELLEIFGLARSRHSLARNLPYGDQRRLEIVRALATHPKLLLLDEPAAGMNPTEKQELMRLIQFIQGKYRIAVLLVEHDMPVVMGISKRIVVLDHGMKIAEGTPREIRSNRKVIEAYLGEEHSGEGD; encoded by the coding sequence GTGAGCAATCCTCTTCTCCAGCTCGATCAGGTGACGATCCGCTTCGGCGGTCTGACGGCGGTTTCAGAGCTTGATATCTCCATCGGTGAAGGAGAGTTGATCGGGCTGATCGGCCCGAACGGCGCGGGCAAAACCACCGTATTCAACCTGATCACGGGCGTCTATCGTCCTACTGAAGGTAGCCTTCGGTTTGGCGGTGAGTTGAACCTTGGACTGAAGCCGCATCAGATCACCTCGCGTGGCATCGCGCGCACTTTCCAGAACATTCGGCTCTTTGGATCCCTCTCGGTGCTCGACAATGTGCGGGCGGCACTGCGAATGCACCAGGAACACGGGTTGCTGGCAGCGCTTCTGCGCGGCGGGCGCTTTGCGGCGTCGGAAGCGGCGGTGGAGAAGGAGACGATGGAGCTTCTGGAGATTTTCGGGCTAGCAAGAAGCCGACATTCGCTCGCGAGAAATCTTCCTTATGGGGATCAGCGCCGACTCGAGATCGTTCGCGCGTTGGCTACCCACCCCAAACTTCTCCTGTTGGATGAGCCCGCCGCGGGTATGAATCCCACCGAAAAGCAGGAGCTTATGAGGCTGATCCAGTTTATCCAGGGAAAGTACCGGATTGCGGTCTTGTTGGTGGAACATGACATGCCAGTCGTCATGGGGATCTCCAAGCGAATTGTTGTGCTGGACCACGGGATGAAAATTGCTGAAGGGACCCCGCGAGAGATTCGAAGTAATCGCAAGGTCATTGAAGCCTATCTCGGAGAGGAACATTCCGGTGAAGGAGACTAG
- a CDS encoding ABC transporter ATP-binding protein encodes MLEVQDLRVSYGAIGALGGVSLQVQEGQIVSLIGANGAGKTTLLRTISGLLRPHSGKVVYAGEIITQLPAHQIVRRGLCHVPEGRMVFANLTVFENLKMGAYLQTDKGVIERELEFVFHTFPRLKERLKQLAGTLSGGEQQMLAIGRALMGKPRCLMLDEPSLGIAPLLVKSIFEKIVEINREHGITILLVEQNANLALEVSSYAYVLETGKVKLQDDSKTLKANPEVRAAYLGGA; translated from the coding sequence ATGCTCGAGGTTCAGGACTTGCGCGTCTCATACGGAGCTATTGGAGCGCTTGGCGGCGTTTCTCTCCAAGTTCAGGAAGGGCAGATCGTTTCGCTGATCGGTGCCAATGGTGCCGGCAAGACTACCCTGTTGCGAACCATCTCTGGCCTGCTGCGTCCACATTCGGGAAAGGTGGTGTATGCAGGTGAAATCATCACTCAGCTTCCCGCTCATCAGATTGTTCGCCGCGGGCTGTGTCACGTGCCGGAAGGCCGCATGGTGTTCGCCAACCTGACTGTGTTCGAGAACTTGAAGATGGGCGCCTATCTCCAGACCGACAAGGGTGTGATTGAGCGGGAGTTGGAGTTTGTGTTTCACACATTTCCCCGCCTGAAGGAGCGCTTGAAACAGCTCGCCGGGACGCTGTCGGGAGGCGAGCAGCAGATGCTGGCGATTGGTCGGGCCCTGATGGGTAAGCCGCGCTGCCTGATGCTCGACGAGCCTTCCCTGGGAATCGCTCCGCTGCTGGTCAAATCCATTTTCGAGAAGATCGTTGAGATCAACCGTGAGCATGGCATCACCATATTGTTGGTGGAGCAGAATGCGAACCTCGCCTTGGAGGTTTCCAGTTACGCCTATGTTTTGGAGACTGGGAAGGTCAAGCTGCAGGACGATTCCAAGACGCTGAAGGCGAATCCGGAGGTTCGGGCGGCCTACCTTGGGGGGGCCTAG
- a CDS encoding type II secretion system protein, which produces MNRPVITSCRSSSEKKSCLGAAYRDAFTLVELLTVIGIVAVLASLLLPALTRSREQARSTVCRNNMKQLTYGVFSYAHEKEDELPTTGPSTTKQTYQKRPTDWVVGGPGELPSKTASKWTDPKFPFHAESGSIFNYVTDYPREEIFNEADSRVFKSYRCPSSDDIGAALRVNYSLNGYLNPERKLSKNSGFTRGQLKLGWVTAPSEKVLFVNENPFAMSDAAFEPVNKYNTAGEMFLMHNRSANFSFFDGSVVPVQGEAMLDVVKTMNRLDRHFDPLK; this is translated from the coding sequence ATGAACCGACCTGTCATAACCAGTTGTCGTTCTTCTTCTGAAAAGAAGAGTTGTTTAGGTGCAGCTTATCGAGACGCTTTCACGTTGGTTGAGTTGCTCACCGTGATTGGTATTGTTGCCGTGCTCGCCTCGTTACTGCTTCCCGCGCTGACTCGCTCCCGAGAGCAGGCTCGTTCGACCGTCTGTCGCAACAACATGAAACAATTGACGTATGGGGTTTTCTCCTATGCGCATGAGAAGGAGGACGAGCTTCCCACGACCGGGCCATCCACAACCAAGCAGACCTACCAAAAGCGGCCGACGGACTGGGTCGTAGGCGGGCCAGGTGAACTACCCAGCAAGACAGCCTCGAAGTGGACCGACCCCAAATTTCCTTTCCACGCCGAGTCCGGTTCGATTTTCAACTATGTCACCGACTATCCTCGGGAAGAAATCTTCAACGAGGCAGATTCTCGGGTGTTCAAATCTTACCGGTGCCCTTCCTCGGATGACATTGGGGCGGCGCTGCGGGTCAATTACAGCTTGAACGGCTATCTCAACCCCGAGCGCAAGCTCAGCAAGAACAGCGGATTCACCCGCGGCCAACTGAAGTTGGGCTGGGTAACGGCTCCCAGCGAGAAAGTGCTTTTCGTTAACGAGAACCCGTTTGCCATGTCGGATGCCGCGTTCGAGCCGGTGAATAAGTACAACACCGCCGGGGAGATGTTCCTCATGCACAACCGCTCCGCGAATTTTTCCTTCTTCGATGGTAGCGTGGTGCCGGTTCAGGGAGAGGCGATGCTCGATGTGGTGAAGACGATGAACCGGTTAGATCGCCATTTCGATCCCCTCAAGTAA
- a CDS encoding VOC family protein, whose amino-acid sequence MNLSLEHIGLASKDPVQLCSWYEHSLGATVVYTNGQNPPAYLIALPGGALIEIYPGSHSVPETGYNRLGGWRHLALRVESIEAAQAHLAERGVVFSEPIKPAGGGGRVLFFPDADGNLLHLVERPANWVPTP is encoded by the coding sequence ATGAACCTCTCATTGGAGCATATCGGCCTCGCCAGCAAAGACCCGGTTCAGCTCTGTTCCTGGTATGAACACAGCCTGGGAGCCACCGTGGTCTACACTAACGGGCAAAATCCGCCGGCTTACCTGATTGCTCTGCCCGGGGGGGCTCTGATTGAGATCTACCCCGGGAGTCATAGTGTGCCCGAGACCGGCTACAATCGATTGGGGGGGTGGCGTCACCTCGCCCTGCGGGTGGAGTCGATCGAAGCCGCCCAGGCCCATCTGGCGGAGCGCGGCGTCGTGTTCTCCGAGCCTATCAAGCCCGCCGGAGGCGGTGGCCGCGTGCTTTTCTTCCCTGACGCCGATGGGAACCTGCTCCACTTGGTCGAACGACCAGCGAATTGGGTGCCTACCCCCTAA